The following are encoded in a window of Sulfitobacter sp. S190 genomic DNA:
- the ubiA gene encoding 4-hydroxybenzoate octaprenyltransferase gives MQEQAPPPEAPDTGTVADAYEDNWVDKWAPAAARPYLRLSRADRPIGTWLLLLPCWWGLALSMLHDQKAGWFDLWIFAGCAIGAFLMRGAGCTWNDITDREYDGQVARTRSRPIPSGQVTVRGAAIWMCVQALISFAILLTFNTAAIRLGVLALLPVAIYPFAKRFTWWPQVFLGLAFNWGALLAWTAHSGELQAPAVVLYMAGIAWTLFYDTIYAHQDTEDDALIGVKSTARLFGEATSQWLRRFLMATVGLMGLTVIFALVPNASVLALVIALGGPWAMGWHMAWQLRGLDIHNPAKMLQLFRVNRDTGIIPLVFFAIALLL, from the coding sequence ATGCAAGAGCAGGCCCCGCCGCCAGAGGCACCGGACACAGGCACCGTGGCGGACGCATATGAGGACAATTGGGTAGACAAGTGGGCCCCCGCGGCCGCGCGCCCCTATTTGCGGCTCAGCCGTGCGGACCGGCCCATCGGGACATGGCTGCTTTTGCTGCCGTGCTGGTGGGGGCTGGCACTGTCGATGCTCCACGATCAAAAGGCCGGTTGGTTCGATCTATGGATATTTGCCGGATGCGCGATTGGTGCGTTCCTGATGCGTGGGGCCGGCTGCACATGGAATGACATCACCGACCGCGAATACGATGGTCAGGTGGCCCGCACGAGGTCGCGGCCGATCCCGTCCGGCCAAGTCACGGTCCGCGGCGCTGCAATCTGGATGTGCGTCCAGGCGCTGATATCTTTTGCAATTCTGTTGACCTTCAATACCGCAGCCATCCGTCTGGGCGTTCTCGCCCTCCTGCCCGTTGCGATCTATCCCTTTGCAAAGCGGTTCACATGGTGGCCGCAGGTGTTTCTGGGACTCGCATTCAATTGGGGCGCCTTGCTGGCCTGGACCGCGCACAGCGGCGAATTGCAAGCACCCGCGGTGGTTTTGTACATGGCGGGCATCGCATGGACGCTCTTTTACGACACGATCTATGCCCATCAAGATACCGAGGATGACGCCCTGATTGGTGTGAAATCGACCGCACGCCTTTTTGGGGAGGCCACGTCCCAATGGCTACGTCGCTTTTTGATGGCGACGGTTGGTCTGATGGGGCTCACGGTCATCTTCGCGCTGGTCCCGAACGCATCTGTGCTTGCCTTGGTAATCGCACTTGGCGGGCCGTGGGCGATGGGGTGGCACATGGCGTGGCAATTGCGTGGTCTCGACATCCACAATCCGGCGAAAATGCTACAATTGTTTCGGGTCAACCGCGACACAGGCATTATCCCGCTGGTGTTTTTTGCGATCGCGCTCTTGCTGTGA